The following are encoded together in the Choristoneura fumiferana chromosome 4, NRCan_CFum_1, whole genome shotgun sequence genome:
- the LOC141427007 gene encoding U-megalopygitoxin(8)-Mo12-like produces the protein MLQLLIPLLLPILATATIQIDIQASDTYSDTRIQISGSSESVVTEKDRELFKIRDWELKQAAYMYSGGRPDDVYVKSPTPLEWGDLYSKLDWPEVTRTIIPKYAKILDINTNSVIVARKHFKNRSQWPSVYGGKLSQQADMTVKNTWITGGSYNFGEQVSYSISIGSGSIGKSRSVYFSNWFGYGHETSSGISIGSDISVQPTLQPGQEVNVVLTATRGVVRVEVTYEATLSGLVGVNYSGKYKGHHFWGYDVNGCLKAVGKPRKITFKEVIEIGFYFNEDVTSS, from the coding sequence ATGCTACAATTGCTGATACCACTGCTGCTGCCAATCCTGGCCACAGCGACAATCCAGATCGACATACAAGCATCTGACACCTACAGTGACACCAGAATACAAATATCTGGCTCTAGCGAGTCTGTAGTAACAGAAAAAGACCGAGAACTCTTCAAAATAAGAGACTGGGAACTCAAGCAAGCCGCTTACATGTACTCTGGAGGCAGACCTGATGACGTCTACGTAAAAAGTCCTACACCTCTAGAATGGGGTGATTTATATTCCAAGTTAGACTGGCCTGAAGTTACGCGGACTATTATCCCGAAATACGCAAAGATTCTTGACATTAACACTAACTCTGTCATAGTAGCTAGAAAGCATTTTAAGAACAGAAGCCAGTGGCCGTCTGTTTATGGCGGGAAATTGTCACAGCAAGCTGACATGACTGTCAAAAATACTTGGATCACCGGGGGATCCTATAACTTCGGGGAACAGGTTAGCTACAGCATCTCAATCGGCTCTGGTAGCATCGGGAAGTCCAGAAGCGTGTACTTTTCTAATTGGTTTGGATACGGACATGAAACATCTTCAGGGATATCCATTGGTTCAGATATATCTGTTCAACCAACGTTACAGCCTGGTCAAGAAGTTAATGTGGTCTTAACTGCAACCAGGGGTGTTGTACGGGTTGAAGTGACGTATGAAGCGACGTTAAGTGGGTTGGTGGGTGTCAACTATTCGGGGAAATACAAGGGACACCATTTCTGGGGGTACGATGTCAACGGATGCTTGAAAGCCGTTGGGAAACCGAGGAAGATCACCTTCAAGGAGGTCATAGAGATCGGGTTTTACTTCAACGAGGATGTGACGTCTTCgtaa